The proteins below are encoded in one region of Bos indicus x Bos taurus breed Angus x Brahman F1 hybrid chromosome 2, Bos_hybrid_MaternalHap_v2.0, whole genome shotgun sequence:
- the LOC113881362 gene encoding phospholipase A2, membrane associated-like, whose translation MKTLLLLAVIMAIGLLQVHGGLLNFRKMIEFTTGKESVTSYRRYGCYCGTRGRGTPKDATDWCCRAHDCCYRNLKSRGCRTKFLKYNVTYQEDQIVCEDADDCKSQVCQCDKIAANCFAANLKTYNKTLRFYNKFRCRGAAPAC comes from the exons ATGAAGACCCTCCTGCTGCTGGCAGTGATCATGGCCATCG GCCTGCTGCAGGTCCATGGAGGTTTGCTGAATTTCCGGAAAATGATCGAGTTCACGACAGGAAAGGAATCTGTGACCAGTTATAGACGCTATGGCTGCTACTGTGGAACGCGTGGCAGAGGAACCCCCAAGGATGCAACAGACTG GTGTTGCAGGGCACATGACTGTTGCTACAGAAACCTGAAGAGTCGCGGGTGTCGCACCAAGTTCCTGAAATACAACGTTACTTATCAAGAGGACCAAATCGTCTGTG AGGATGCGGATGACTGCAAGAGTCAAGTGTGTCAGTGTGATAAGATCGCTGCCAATTGCTTCGCAGCAAACCTGAAGACCTACAACAAGACGCTCCGCTTCTACAACAAGTTTCGGTGCCGAGGGGCTGCCCCCGCGTGCTGA
- the LOC113881363 gene encoding phospholipase A2, membrane associated: MKTLLLLAVIMAIGLLQVHGDLLNFRKMIKLTTGKEPATRYSFYGCYCGMSGRGTPKDATDWCCRAHDCCYRNLKSRGCRTKFLKYNVTYQEDQIVCEDADDCKSQVCQCDKIAANCFAANLKTYNKKLRFYNKFRCRGAAPAC, translated from the exons ATGAAGACCCTCCTGCTGCTGGCAGTGATCATGGCCATCG GCCTGCTGCAGGTCCATGGAGATTTGCTGAATTTCCGGAAAATGATCAAGCTCACGACTGGAAAGGAACCTGCGACCCGTTATAGCTTCTATGGCTGCTACTGTGGAATGAGTGGCAGAGGAACCCCCAAGGATGCAACAGACTG GTGTTGCAGGGCACATGACTGTTGCTACAGAAACCTGAAGAGTCGCGGGTGTCGCACCAAGTTCCTGAAATACAACGTTACTTATCAAGAGGACCAAATCGTCTGTG AGGATGCGGATGACTGCAAGAGTCAAGTGTGTCAGTGTGATAAGATCGCTGCCAATTGCTTCGCAGCAAACCTGAAGACCTACAATAAGAAGCTCCGCTTCTACAATAAGTTTCGGTGCCGAGGGGCTGCCCCCGCATGCTGA